The Pseudarthrobacter defluvii DNA window CCTCAGGTTGGCGTCCACCTCCCAGAGCCCGGGTTCCCTGGCCACCGACGATATGGCCCGCGAGATGCCGCTGGCCAGGGCTGTCCCGATAGTGTTGGCGTGTGCGTCCTCGAGGCCGCCCGGGTCCACCACGTAGATGACGTCGACGTCGGAAATGTAGTTCAGCTCCCGGGCTCCGCACTTGCCCATGCCGATCACGGCAAGGCCGACGTCGGCGATGTCCCCTGCGGCGTGCTGCTCCGCCGCCTCCGCACGGGAAACCGCGAGGGCGGCCTCGATGGCGGCTGCGGCCAGGTCCGCCAGTTCACCGCCCACTGACGGCAGGAAGTCCAGCGGATCCGCCGCGCACAGGTCCTTGACGGCGAGGTCCACCAGCCCGCGCCGGTAGGCCGTGCGCAGGGCGGCGTAGGCGTCCATGCCGGTGGCGGCAGCAACGGGACGGGCAGTCCGGGGGTCTGCGCCCACCGACTGCAGGAGCGTGGTGCGCAGCCGGTCCGGGTCGGCGGGCAACGGCTCGGGGCTGGCCCGGACCCGGAAGGCCTCAAGGTGCTCCGGGTGCCTGATGAGGAACTCCCCCAGGGCCTCCGACGCGCCGAGAACCCGGTACATCGGCTCGCTGGCCTCCAGCTCCGCGGCGGCCAGGTCGCGCAGCTGCGGGTGCTTTTCGATCAGCCGGACCAGGGACTGCAGGGCAGTGTCAGGGCTGGCCGCCAGCTGCAGCCCGGCAAAGAGGCTGTCCTGGTCCAGCCCCTCGAGTTCGGGCGCGGCAAGGAACCGCTCGCCCTTTTCCAGGTCGCTGAATCCGGCCGCGATGAGGCGCCGTGCCAGGCTCACGGCAGGCACCTAGAGGATGCCGAGGTTGCGCTGCAGCTCGTAGGGCGTCACCTGCAGCCGGTAGTCCTGCCATTCGGCGCGCTTGTTGCGCAGGAAGTGCTCGTAGACCTGTTCACCCAGGATCTGCGGCATCAGCTCCGAGTCCTCCATGGAGCGGATGGCATCATGCAGGCTGGCGGGCAGCGGATCGTGGCCCATGGCGCGGCGCTCGGCAGAGCTCAGCGACCAGACGTCGTCCTCGGCGGCAGCCGGCAGGTCGTAGCCTTCCTCGATGCCCTTCAGGCCTGCGCCGAGCAGAACAGCGTAGGCCAGGTAGGGGTTGGCGGCTGAATCAATGCCGCGGTATTCGATCCGTGCAGACTGGCCCTTGCCGGGCTTGTACAGCGGCACCCGGACCAGCGCTGAACGGTTGTTGTGGCCCCAGCTGAGGTAGCTGGGGGCCTCTCCCCCGCCCCACAGGCGCTTGTAGGAGTTGACGAACTGGTTGGTGACGGCCGTGAACTCGGGCGCGTGCTTAAGGATCCCGGCAATGAACTGGCGTGCGGTCTTGGACAGTTGGAACTCCGCACCCGCCTCGAAGAACGCGTTGCTGTCACCTTCGAACAGCGAGAAGTGCGTGTGCATGCCGGAGCCGGGGTGGTCGGTGAACGGCTTGGGCATGAAGGTGGCGTAGGTTCCCTGCTGCAGTGCCACCTCCTTGATGACGGTGCGGAACGTCATGATGTTGTCCGCGGTCTGCAGCGCGTCTGCGTAGCGGAGGTCGATCTCGTTCTGGCCCGGGCCGGCCTCGTGGTGGCTGAACTCCACGGAAATGCCCACGGATTCCAGCATGGTCACCGCGGTTCGGCGGAAGTCCTGGGCCACGCCGCCGGGCACGTGGTCAAAGTAGCCGCCCTCATCCACGGGCACGGGCGCGCCGTTTGGACCTGGCTCGTGGGACTTGAGCAGGTAGAACTCGATCTCCGGGTGGGTGTAGCAGGTGAAGCCCATGTCCGCGGCCTTGGCAAGGGTGCGCTTAAGCACGTTGCGGGGGTCGGCCGCGGAGGGCTCGCCGTCGGGGGTGAGGATGTCGCAAAACATGCGCGAGGTCTGCTCGGTCTCGCCGCGCCACGGCAGGATCTGGAAGGTGGCGGGATCCGGCTGGGCCAGCATGTCCGACTCAAACACGCGGGCCAGGCCTTCGATCGAGGAGCCGTCGAAGCCGAGGCCTTCCTCGAACGCGCCCTCGACTTCCGCCGGTGCCAGCGCCACGGACTTCAGCGACCCCACCACGTCGGTGAACCACAGGCGTACGAAACGTACGTCGCGCTCTTCGATTGTGCGCAGGACAAACTCTTGCTGGCGGTCCATGATGGCCCTCTTCTCCGGTCAACGTCCATGCTCCGGGTCCGCGCAAGGGGAAAGCCGGCAGCAGTTCATCAACACTGTACTAATCATTCTGCGCCGATGCTGAAGCCTGCGCCGTGCGTAACACAGCATTAACTTGGCCGTTCATGCGTGGCTGCTCCGGACAGCCGCCAACTCCTGTTCCTGGCGCCACATCCGATGGCCCGCACGGCTGCCGTTATGACGCTCATCACCGCTGCCCGGCCGTGACCGTGGTAGCTAGGACGGCGGGTACCGCACTACGCTCATCCCATGGCCTCCAACAGCTCTGACTCCAGCGCGTCCGCAGAAGTACCCGCCCCCTACGGCAGTGGTCCGGGTGTGCCTGCCCCGGCTGAACGGAAGCCGGCGAAGGTCCGGATCCACCACCTCCAACAGGCCAAGCGCGACGGCACCAAGTTCGCCATGCTGACCGCGTACGAGCAGTACACGGCCGAGATCTTTGACGCGGCAGGCATCGAAGTGCTCCTGGTGGGTGATTCAGCCTCCAACAACGTTTTTGGCAACGAGACCAGCCTCCCTGTCACCGTGGACGAGCTGCTGCCCCTGTGCCGCGCCGTGGCACGGTCCGCCAAGCGCGCACTGGTGGTGGCGGACCTGCCGTTCGGCAGCTACGAGGTCAGTGCGGAACACGCCGTTGCAGCCGGTGTCCGGTTCCTGAAGGAAGGCCTGGCGCACGCCGTTAAAATCGAGGGCGGGCAGTACTACGCACCCACCGTCCGGGCCATGGTGCAGGCGGGCATTCCGGTCATGGCGCACATCGGCTTCACGCCGCAGAGCGAACACGCGCTGGGCGGCTACCGCGTCCAGGGCCGCGGCGACGACGCCCAGCGCCTGATTGACGACGCCGTGGCGCTGGCCGAGGCGGGCGCGTTCTGCGTGCTGATGGAAATGGTCCCCGCGGAGACGGCAGCAGCGGTCGATGCAGCAGTGGACGTCCCGACGGTGGGGATCGGCGCCGGCAAGGCCACCACGGGCCAGGTGCTGGTGTGGCAGGACATGGCCGGACTGCGCGGCGGAAAGATGGCCAAGTTCGTCAAGCAGTACGCAGACCTGCGCAGCACACTGCACGACGCCGCCACCGCCTATGGCAACGACGTCCGGTCAGGCGGGTTCCCCGGCCCGGAACACTCCTTCTAACTTCCCCTGACGACCCCGGAACTGCTGCCCGCGGGTGCCGCCTGTCGGCACTCCTCCGCGGACTGCCTCGGCCGCTGGCGGCCTCACCTTGACGTCCGCTTCCGGAGCACCGACAGGCGGCCGGATGCACCCGGCCTCAGTCGTCGTCGCCCTTCTCCCAGGCCTCATTGCGGGCCCTGACCTTCTCGATGGCGTGCTCCGCTTCTTCGCGGGTCTTGTAGGGCCCAATGAGCTGGCTCCAGTCCGAGAGCCGGTCCTCTTCCACTTCGTGGGTGTTGATGTTGAACCAGTACTCAGTCATCGTTGCTCCTCGTTCCGGCGACGGGGAAAGCAGGTGATCCACGTAACACAAACACTTACGGGTCCCCTCCGCCGCTTGTCGGTTGTTAGGCGTTCTGTGGTGCCTTATATGATCAATCTATGCCTTCCCTTGCCTCGACTGCACCCATTGGCACCCTCACCCCGGGTACCCTGAGTCCGCAGCGTCCCGTTCCGGCGTCCATCCCCCGTCCGGAGTACGTTGGCAAGCCCGGCCCCGCCAAGTTCACCGGCTCCGAGGTCAAGTCCGCCGAAACCATCGAGAAGATCCGGCTCGCCGGAAAGATCGCAGCGCAGGCCATCGTGGAAGTGGGCAGGCACATCCAGCCGGGCGTCACCACCGATGAGCTGGACAAAGTGGGCCACGAATTCCTGCTGGACCACCAGGCGTACCCGTCCACGCTCGGCTACCGTGGCTTCCCCAAATCGCTGTGCTCCTCGCTGAATGAAGTCATCTGCCACGGCATTCCGGACAGCACCGTGGTCCAGGACGGTGACATCCTGAACATCGACATCACGGCCTACATCAACGGCGTCCACGGAGACACCAACTACACCTTCCTGGTGGGGGACGTGGACGAGGAGTCCCGGCTGCTGGTGGAGCGCACCCAGGAGTCATTGAACCGTGCCATCAAGGCCGTGGCGCCGGGACGCGAAATCAACATCATTGGCAGGGCCATCCAGTCCTACGCCAGGCGCTTCGGCTACGGCGTGGTGCGTGACTTCACCGGCCACGGCGTCGGGGAGGCCTTCCACACCGGGCTGATCATCCCCCACTATGACGCGGCCCCCGCCTACAACACGGTGATCGAAACCGGAATGGTCTTCACCATTGAACCGATGCTCACCCTGGGCACCGTGGAGTGGGACATGTGGAGCGACGACTGGACCGTCGTCACCCGGGACCGCAAGCGCACCGCCCAGTTCGAGCACACCCTGCTGGTTACCGAGACCGGCGCCGAGATCCTCACCCTGCCGTAGCCTGTTCCATGCCCGAAGTGGCATGGCTGCCGGTGCAGACCGGACCCCTGTTACGGGCCGCGCAAGCCGGCCCCTTTTCCTGCCCGCCCCTGTCAAGAACGGAATCCCATTGGCCAAGAAGGACGAGAAGTCGCACAAGAACGCACCGCTGATCGGCATCGACATCGGTGGTACGGGCATCAAGGGCGGCATTGTCGACCTGAAGAAGGGCAAGCTGCTCGGAGAACGCTTCCGGGTTCCCACCCCGCAGCCTGCCACCCCGGAAGCCGTGGCCGAGGCCGTGGCCCTGGTGGTGGCGGAACTTTCGGCGCGTCCGGAAGCACCGGAGGCCGGCTCCCCTGTGGGGGTGACCTTCCCGGGCATCATCCAGCACGGCGTGGTCCACTCGGCCGCCAATGTGGACAAGAGTTGGCTTGATACGGACATCGACGCCCTCCTCACCGCCCGGCTGGGCCGGCCCGTGGAGGTCATCAACGACGCCGACGCCGCCGGCCTGGCCGAAGCCCGCTACGGCGCCGGCGCCGGCGTGTCCGGCACAGTCCTGGTAATCACCCTGGGCACCGGCATCGGTTCAGCATTCATTTTCGACGGGAAGCTCGTCCCCAACGCAGAGCTTGGCCACCTGGAGGTTGACGGCTTCGACGCTGAATCGAAGGCGTCCGCCGTGGCCCGCGAACGGGACGGGCTGTCGTGGGACGAGTACAGCGTCCTGCTGCAGCGCTACTTCTCGCACGTGGAGTTCCTGTTCTCGCCGGAACTGTTCATTGTGGGTGGCGGCATCTCCAAGCGCGCGGACGAGTACCTTCCCAACCTCAAGCTGCGCACGCCGATCGTCCCGGCCGTCCTGCGCAACGAGGCAGGGATCGTGGGCGCGGCGCTGGAAATCGCGCTGCAGCACAAGCTGGCCAAATAGGAGTGGTGCCGGTGGCGGCTGCGGCTTCCCCTCCGCTGCCGCCACCGGAGTCTAGAGGGGGGTCTTCTCGGAGCTCTTGGCGCTGGCCGCGCCCTTGGCGTCTTCCTCGGCCTCGTGGCGCAGCAGGGCAATAGCGGTTTCAAAATCCTCGAGGGACTCGAACGCCTGGTAGACGCTGGCGAAGCGCAGGTACGCCACTTTGTCGAGTTTCTGCAGCGGCCCGAGGATTACCAGCCCAACCTCGTGGGCGTCGATCTCGGCAGCACCGGAGGCGCGGATCTGCTCTTCCACTTCCTGCGCCAGCATGGCGAGGTCGTCCTCGCTGACCGGGCGCCCCTGGCAGGCTTTGCGCACGCCGTTGATGACTTTGCTGCGGCTGAAGGGTTCGCCCACGCCGGACCGCTTAATGACGGAGAGGCTGGTGGTTTCCACGGTGGTGAACCGGCGGCCGCATTCGGGGCATTGCCGGCGGCGGCGGATGGCCGAGCCGTCGTCCGCCATGCGGCTGTCCACTACGCGGGAATCGGGGTTACGGCAGAACGGGCAGTACATGGCGTTCCCCCTTTTCGCTCGTGGTGTGCAACGTCAGTAGAGGCCATCAGCACCGCCGGGGGGCGATGCCGTGGCGTCTCCCAGTTTACGGGCATATCTGGGGTAATAACAATCCTGTAATTACTACATGTAGTGGTGTCACCCGAGGCGGGGGAATCGGGCCGTCACGGCGTCGCCGTGGGCAGGAAGGTCCTCGGCGCGGGACAGGCTCACGATGTGCCCGCTGACCTCCGCCAAGGCATCCCTGCTGTAGTTGATGACCTGGATGGCGCGCAGGAAGGTGGTGACGTTCAGTCCGGATGAGAACGCTGCGGTGCCGCTGGTGGGCAGGACGTGGTTGGAGCCGGCGCAGTAGTCCCCCAGGCTGACAGGGCTGTAGTCGCCGACGAAGATGGCGCCGGCATTGCGGATGCGTGCAGCCACGGCGGCTGCGTCCCGGGTCATGATTTCCAGGTGCTCGGCGGCGTAGGCGTCGCAGGCGGCGATGCCCTGCTCCAGGCCGTCCACCAGGACCACGCCGGATTGCGGGCCGGAGAGCGCCTCCTGGACCCTGGCCGAATGCTTCGTGGCCGCGGCCTGCAGCGCCAGTTCCGCACGCACCGCCGCGGCAAGGTCCTCGGAATCGGTGATGAGGACCGAGGCTGCCTTCGGATCGTGCTCAGCCTGGCTGAGGAGGTCCGCGGCAACCAGTGCCGGCTGCGCCGAATCATCAGCAAGGATGGCGATTTCCGTGGTTCCTGCCTCGGAGTCGATGCCGACGACGCCCTTGACCAGGCGTTTGGCCGTGGCGACGAAGATGTTGCCGGGCCCGGTGACGACGTCCACGGGCTCCAGTGCCGGACCAGCGTCCGTGGCTTCAATGCCGTACGCGAAGGCGGCGATGGCCTGGGCCCCGCCGATGGCGTAGACCTCGGAGATGCCCAGCAGCGCTGCTGCCGCGAGGATGGTGGGGTGCGGCAGCCCCCCGAATTCCTTTTGCGGGGGCGAGGCCAGGGCAATGGATTCCACGCCTGCGGCCAGGGCGGGTACCACGTTCATGATCACCGACGACGGGTACACGGCAAGTCCGCCGGGAACGTAAAGGCCCACGCGCGCCACGGGCACCCAGTTCTGACTCACCACCGCGCCGTCGCCCAGCTCGACGTCGACGTTCCGGGGACGCTGGCCGTCGGCGAACTTCCGGGCCCGGCTGATGGATTCCTCCAGGGCAGCCCGCACGGCCGGGTCCAGCTGGTCCAGGGCTTCGGCAATGGCCTCCCGGGGAACCAGCGGGTGTTCCTGCGCCACGCCGTCGAACTTGTCCGCGAGCTGGGCCAGCGCCGTGAAGCCGCGCTGCCGCACGGCGGAAATGATCTGCAGGACCTTGTCCTCGGCATCCGCCACGGTCTGGCCCTTGGCGCGGGGAACAGCTGCACGCAGGGCCGCGAGGGTCAGGTTGCGGCCGCGGAGATCGATGGTGCGGAAGTCGACGGCGGCTGTTACGGGAGCGGGAAAGTCCGGGGAAGTGGTCACCGGCCTATTTTACGGCGCCGAACGCGTCTGCCGTTCCGGCCCTGCCGGCATCGCCCTTCCTGCCGCCGGCGCCTATGAGTTCCAGGACGAAGACCGACACTGCCGTCGCGGCTGGCCAGAGCAGCAGCACCGGCCACGCGCGCAATGAGAAGGCAATGCTCGCGTTGGCAGAGGCATCGACCGCCGGGCCCCAAAGCCGGGCCGCCAGGACGCCTGTCCCCCATGCCACCACGCTGCCGGCCAACGCCCCCACCAGGCCGGTCAGCAGTGCTGCCTGGGGGTCCGGACGCTTGCCGTCGGCCAGGAAGACAGCAAGCAGGCACCCGGCCAGCACAAGGATGCCGGCAAGGGTAAGGTCACGCGGCAGCCAGACCAGGGGTGCGCTGCCGGAGGCCAGTGCCGGGTCGCGCGTGACCAGGTTGAGCCCGCCCGGGGCCAGGAGCCACCACAGGATGCCTGCCGGAATTCCCGCCGCCGCCGGAACCAGCAGCAGGGACCATGGCAGCAGCCGCCGGGAGGGGCGGGCGAAGTTCGTCATGCAACACACCTTAACAAAGGTTCCCCCAACGCCATCCCTGCCTGCTGCAGGGGCCGCCGGTTTTCCCGGTGCGACCGACGGCCAATACGCTTGGAGGAAGAGATAAGCCACCTAGTCCAGGAGTTTCGGTGACCGACAACAGCGAGCCGTTTGAGCAGACCTTCAGGGAGATGTTCCGCCGGCACGCCGCGGGCGTCGCCATCATTACCGTGAACTACCAGGACGAGCCCTACGGCTTTACCGCCACCTCCGTCGCCTCCCTGTCCGCCAAGCCGCCGCGCTTCACCTTTAACATGGCGCGCAGTTCCAGGTCGTGGCCCGCGGTAGCCAACACCCAGTACCTGGGAGTGCACATGCTGGGGCTGGAGAACCAGGAACTGGCAGCACGTTTCGCGCGGCCCGGGAACCGTTTCGAAGGCAACCACTGGGAGACCGGCCCGCACGGGGTGCCCATCCTGAAGGATGTCGCCGGGTGGCTGATTGGCGAGATCCAGATGCGACTCTCCTTCGAGAACAACGCGGTGGTGGTGGTCCAGGTGATGGACGGCCAGGTGGGCGGCGAGGGTTCACCGCTGCTGTACCACGGCGGCGCCTACGGGCAGCCGGTGCCGCTGGACTACGAGATCTGACGCCGGCGGGCCGGCCCGTCACAAACAGGCGGCCGACGGCGGGAGGTGATTCCCGCCGTCGGCCGCCTGTTTGTCAGGTGTCTTGGTCTTTCAGGCGTCCAGGCAGGCCGGGCCCAGCAGGACCTTCAGGTCGCCGAACAGGGACGGGCTGGGGTTCACCCGGAGGTGGACGGGCAGTCCCATGATCTCCGTGCGGGTGTCACCTTGCAGGTGCAGCCGGACCTCGGAGTTGCCGCGGTGGGTGCGCAGCACGTCCCCAAGCTCCGTGACGACGGCCTCGGTGGCCTTGTGGGTGGGCATGGTGATGACCAGCGGCCCGTTCAGGCCCTCGCTCAGGTCCGGAACGGAAAGCTCCATGCAGTTCAAAGTGATGGCGCCGTCGTCGCGCTTCTGGAGCCTGCCCTTGACCACCACGATCAGGTCCTCGGCGAGCACGGAGGCGATGGGTCCGTAGACCTGGCCGAAGAACATGACTTCGATGGAACCGCCCAGGTCCTCGATCTCTGCCCGGGCGTAGGCGTTGCCGCTGGCTTTCGCGATGCGGCGGCTCAGGGAGGTGATCATGCCCGCGATGGTGATGATGGCGCCGTCCTGTGGCCCGTCCTCGCCCAGGATGGTGGTGATGCTCATTTCGGCGTGCTGGGCCAGGAGGCCTTCGAGGCCCTGGAGCGGGTGGTCGGAGACGTACAGGCCCAGCATGTCGCGTTCGAATGAGAGTTTGTCCTTCTTCTCCCACTCGGGCAGGTCCGGGATCTCGATGCTGAGGGATGCCTCCGACTCGGCCTCCTCGAAACCGGCGAAGAGGTCGAACTGGCCGATCGCCTCGTTCCGTTTCAAGGTGATGACGGAGTCGATGGCCTCTTCGTGGATCATGGCCAGCGCGCGCCGGTGGTGGCCCAGGGAGTCGAAGGCCCCGGACTTGATGAGGGATTCGATGGTTCTCTTATTGCAGACCACCGCCGGCACCTTCATCAGGTAGTCCTTGAAGGACGTGTAGGCGCCTTCGCTCTCGCGTGCGGTGACCATGGCCTCCACGGCGTTGGCGCCCACGTTGCGGATGGCGCCCATGCCGAAGCGGATGTCGTTGCCCACAGGGGTGAAGTTCAGGGCCGACTCGTTGACGTCCGGCGGAAGCACCGTGATACCCATGCGGCGGCACTCGTTGAGGTAGATGGCGGACTTGTCCTTGTCATCGCCCACCGACGTCAGCAGGGCGGCCATGTACTCGGGCGCGTAGTGCGCCTTCAGGTACGCGGTCCAGTAGGAGATGACACCGTACGCGGCCGAGTGGGCCTTGTTGAAGGCGTAGTCGGAGAAGGGAAGCAGGATGTCCCAGAGGGTCTTGACCGCCTCCATGGAGTAGCCGTTGTCCTGCATGCCCTGCGAGAAGCCGGCGAACTGTTTATCGAGTTCCGATTTCTTCTTCTTGCCCATGGCGCGGCGAAGGATGTCGGCCTGGCCCAGCGAGTACCCGGCCAGCTTCTGCGCCACGGCCATGACCTGTTCCTGGTACACGATCAGGCCGTACGTGCCGCCGAGGATCTCCTTGAGGGGTTCCTCCAGCTCGGGGTGGATGGGGATGACCTCCTGGATACCGTTCTTGCGCAGCGCGTAGTCCGTGTGCGCGTTGGCGCCCATGGGGCCCGGCCGGTAGAGCGCCAGGACGGCGGAGATGTCTTCGAAGTTGTCAGGCTTCATGAGCTTGAGCAGCGACCGCATGGGACCGCCGTCGAGCTGGAACACGCCCAGGGTGTCGCCGCGGGCCAGGAGTTCGTAGGACGGGGCGTCATCAAGCTCGAGGTTTTCCAGGTCCAGGTCGATGCCCCGGTTCATCTTGATGTTCTCGAGGGCGTCGGAAATGATCGTCAGGTTCCGCAGGCCCAGGAAGTCCATCTTGATCAGGCCAAGGCCCTCGGACGTGGGGTAGTCGAACTGGGTGATGACCTGGCCGTCCTGGAAACGGCGCATGATGGGAATGACGTCGATGATGGGGTCCGAGGACATGATGACGCCGGCGGCGTGCACGCCCCACTGGCGCTTCAGGCCTTCGATGCCCAGCGCGGTTTCGAAGACCTTGGCGGCTTCGGGGTCCGTGGCGATCAGCTGCCGGAAGTCCCCTGCTTCGCCGTAGCGCTTGGACTCCGGATTCTGGATGTCCGCCAGGGGAATGTCCTTGGCCATCACTGCGGGAGGCAGGGCTTTGGTCAGCGTCTCGCCCATGCTGAAGGGGTAGCCCAGCACGCGGGAGGAGTCCTTGAGGGCCTGCTTCGTTTTGATGGTGCCGTAGGTGACGATCATCGCCACGCGCTCATCGCCGTACTTGCGGGTCACATAGTCGATGACCTCCGAACGGCGCCGGTCATCGAAGTCGACGTCGAAGTCGGGCATGGAGACGCGGTCAGGGTTGAGGAACCGTTCAAAGATCAGGCCGTGGCGCAAGGGGTCCAGGTCGGTGATGCGCATCGCGTACGCCACCATTGAGCCTGCACCCGAACCACGGCCGGGGCCAACGCGGATGCCGTTGTTCTTGGCCCAGTTGATGAAGTCGGCAACCACCAGGAAGTAGCCCGGGAAGCCCATGGAGGTGATGACGCCGAGTTCGTAGTCCGCCTGCTTGCGGACCTCGTCCGGGACGCCGCCGGGGTAGCGGTACTGCAGACCCTTGTCCACTTCCTTGACCAGCCAGGAGGTCTCGTCCTCGCCCGGCGGGCAGGGGAACCGGGGCATGAAGTTGGCGTCCGTGTTGAAGGACACCTCGCAGCGCTCGGCGATCAGCAGGGTGTTGTCGCAGGCCTCAGGGTGGTCGCGGAACAGCTCCCGCATTTCCTGCGGGGACTTGAGGTAGTAGCCGCTGCCGGAGAAGGCGAAGCGGGAACCGCCGTTGTCGTAGGTGGGTTCCAGCAGCGTGGAGCCCGACTGGATGGCCAGCAGCGCCTCGTGCGCTTTGGCGTCATGCTCGTGGGTGTAGTGGAGGTCGTTGGTGGCCACCAGCGGCAGGTTCAGGTCCTTGGCCAGCCGCAGCAGGTCGCCGGTGACGCGCCGTTCAATGTCCAGCCCGTGGTCCATCAGTTCGCAGAAGTAGTTCTCCGCGCCGAAGATGTCCCGGAACTCGGCCGCGGCCTCCAGCGCTTCGCGGTACTGGCCCAACCGGAGCCGGGTCTGGACCTCGCCGGAGGGGCAGCCCGTGGTGGCGATGAGCCCCTCGGAGTAGGTGTTGAGCAGTTCCCGGTCCAGCCGCGGCCACTTGCCGAAGACCGAATCAAGGGAGGCGATGGACGAGGCCCGGAAGAGGTTCCGCATGCCCACGTTGTTGTAGCTCAGGAGCGTCATGTGGGTGTAGGAGCCACCGCCGGAGACGTCGTCCTTGCGCTGCGATTCATCGCCCCAGCGCACCCGTTCCTTGTCCGTCCGGGCCGTCCCGGGAGTCACGTATGCTTCGACGCCGATGATCGGCTTGATGCCTTTGTCCGTAGCCTTGCGCCAAAAGTCGAACGCGCCGAACAGGTAGCCGTGGTCGGTGGTGGCAAGCGCGGGCATGCCCAGGCGCTCGGTCTCATCGAACAGCTCCCCAAGGCGGGCAGCTCCATCCAGCATGGAATATTCGGTGTGGGTGTGCAGGTGGACAAACGAATCATTGCTGGAACTCACCGCACTATTCTAAGCGCTGCCCCTCCGCAGTCCCGCCAGGGGCGTCCGTGTCAGGCCTGGCCGGATTCAAGCACTTCCAGGGCATAAGCAAGGTCCTGCGGGTAATCACTGGTGACCGTGACGCGCTCCCCCGTCACCGGGTGGTCGAAGGCAAGTTCACGCGCGTGCAGCCACTGCCGGGTAAGCCCCAGGTTGGCGGCGAGGCGCGGATCGGCGCCGTACGTCAGGTCCCCGGCGCAGGGGTGCCGGAGCGCGGAAAAGTGGACCCGGATCTGGTGCGTACGCCCGGTTTCAAGATGGACCTCCACCAGGGTGGCCTTGCCGAATGCTTCCAGGACCTCGTAGTGGGTCACCGAGGGGCGCCCGTCCTCGATGACGGCGAAGCGCCAGTCGTGTCCGGGGTGGCGGCCGATGGGCGCA harbors:
- the dnaE gene encoding DNA polymerase III subunit alpha, with protein sequence MSSSNDSFVHLHTHTEYSMLDGAARLGELFDETERLGMPALATTDHGYLFGAFDFWRKATDKGIKPIIGVEAYVTPGTARTDKERVRWGDESQRKDDVSGGGSYTHMTLLSYNNVGMRNLFRASSIASLDSVFGKWPRLDRELLNTYSEGLIATTGCPSGEVQTRLRLGQYREALEAAAEFRDIFGAENYFCELMDHGLDIERRVTGDLLRLAKDLNLPLVATNDLHYTHEHDAKAHEALLAIQSGSTLLEPTYDNGGSRFAFSGSGYYLKSPQEMRELFRDHPEACDNTLLIAERCEVSFNTDANFMPRFPCPPGEDETSWLVKEVDKGLQYRYPGGVPDEVRKQADYELGVITSMGFPGYFLVVADFINWAKNNGIRVGPGRGSGAGSMVAYAMRITDLDPLRHGLIFERFLNPDRVSMPDFDVDFDDRRRSEVIDYVTRKYGDERVAMIVTYGTIKTKQALKDSSRVLGYPFSMGETLTKALPPAVMAKDIPLADIQNPESKRYGEAGDFRQLIATDPEAAKVFETALGIEGLKRQWGVHAAGVIMSSDPIIDVIPIMRRFQDGQVITQFDYPTSEGLGLIKMDFLGLRNLTIISDALENIKMNRGIDLDLENLELDDAPSYELLARGDTLGVFQLDGGPMRSLLKLMKPDNFEDISAVLALYRPGPMGANAHTDYALRKNGIQEVIPIHPELEEPLKEILGGTYGLIVYQEQVMAVAQKLAGYSLGQADILRRAMGKKKKSELDKQFAGFSQGMQDNGYSMEAVKTLWDILLPFSDYAFNKAHSAAYGVISYWTAYLKAHYAPEYMAALLTSVGDDKDKSAIYLNECRRMGITVLPPDVNESALNFTPVGNDIRFGMGAIRNVGANAVEAMVTARESEGAYTSFKDYLMKVPAVVCNKRTIESLIKSGAFDSLGHHRRALAMIHEEAIDSVITLKRNEAIGQFDLFAGFEEAESEASLSIEIPDLPEWEKKDKLSFERDMLGLYVSDHPLQGLEGLLAQHAEMSITTILGEDGPQDGAIITIAGMITSLSRRIAKASGNAYARAEIEDLGGSIEVMFFGQVYGPIASVLAEDLIVVVKGRLQKRDDGAITLNCMELSVPDLSEGLNGPLVITMPTHKATEAVVTELGDVLRTHRGNSEVRLHLQGDTRTEIMGLPVHLRVNPSPSLFGDLKVLLGPACLDA